AGCTGGGACGTGACCAGCGCCGCGCGGGTGGATGGCTTTGCCGCCAATTCCAACCATGTGGCCGCGCGCATTCACAAGTACTGGCGTCGTGACGCCGCCGTGGTGCACCCCCCTGTCGCGACCCAGGATTTCGCCCCCGCGCCCCGGAACGAGATCGGGGATTACTACCTCTGGGCCGGAGAGCTGGCCCCCTACAAGCGGCCCGACCTGGCGATCGAGGCGTTCAGCAGGCTGGGCCTGCCGCTTCTGGTGATCGGCGGCCCCGAGAAGGCGCGTGCCCGGCTGGCCCGCTCCGCGCGGGAGAACATCGCCTTTGCCGGGCGGGTGTCCCCGGAGATGTTCCGCCATCATCTGGCCCGCTGCCGCGCCTTGATCTTCCCCGGCGAAGAGGATTTCGGCATCGTCCCGGTGGAGGCCATGGCCGCCGGCCGGCCGGTGATCGCCTACGGGCGTGGTGGTGCGCTGGACAGCGTGGCCGACGGCCGCACCGGCCTGCTGTTCCATCAGCAAAGCGCGGAGGGCCTTATCGCCGCGATCGAGCGGTTCGAGACCGAGCGCCTGCACGATCTGGACCCCGCGCATCTGGTCAACCACGCCCGCCGGTTTTCCGAGCCGGCGTTCCGGCAGGGCCTGGCCGCGCTGTTGCCAACCCGGATGCAACCCGCCGACATGCTGCCGCTGAGCCGCCCCGCGGAGTGACCCCGCGCCTCGCCGGGCCACCCGTTCGGGCCGCATCGCCTGCCGGCGCCGGTCTGCCGCCTTCACCCGGCCTGAAAGGACGGCGAAGGGGTGCGGTCGCTCGTCATTGTCCTTTTACCCGTTCCTTTCCGCCCATGCTCCGCCCGCGTTGCCCGAGGGTCAGGCGCCACGGGCGGGGACTCGACTCCCGACAGGCAGAGATGTAAGAGAACAAATAGTGAACGATAGAGGCCTGGAATGTCCGATCGGACCCGGAAACGCATCCTGTCCATGTGGTTCCCCCGCCTGCCAAGCGAGCGGGTCTTGCGCCGCCGTCCCGTCGATGCGCCCTTTGCGCTGACCCTGACCCGCAAGAACACCGACCGGATCCATTGCCTGAACCCGCAGGCGGAACGCCGGGGCCTGCATCGCGGCATGAGCCTTGCCGATGCCCGCGCCTTCTGCCCTGCGCTGGTCAGTCAACCGGCGCGGCCGGACCTGGATGCGACGTTCCTGGCCAGCCTGCGACGCTGGGCGACGCGCTACTGCCCCTGGGTCGGCTTCGAAGGGGAGGACGGGCTGGTGCTGGACATCACCGGATCGGCGCATCTGTTCGGCGGCGAGGACGCGATGATGCAGGACATGCGGGCGCGGGCGGACCGGGCCGGGCTGACCCTGCGGCTGGGCTGTGCAGCGACCCGTGGCGCGGCCTGGGCCTTTGCCCGCCATGGCGAGGGGCAGCGCCCTCTGGACGCCCTGCCCGTCGCCGCCCTGCGGCTGGAGGACAAGACCGTCACCGGGCTGGAGCGGCTGGGCCTGCGCACCATCGGCGATCTGGCCGCCACCGCCCGCGCCCCCCTTGCCCGCCGCTTCGGGCCGGAGGTTCTGTTGCGGCTGGACCAGGCGCGGGGCGACCAGGCCGAGGCGATCACCCCCCGGACAGAGCCGCCCCGCTACGCCGCCCGCCTCAGCCTGCCCGAACCGATCGGGCTGTTCGACGACGTCATCGCGGCCACTGCCCGCCTTCTGACGCCGCTCTGCGAGAAGCTGAAAACCCACGAAAGCGGCGCCCGGCGCCTGCGGCTGACCCTGCGCCGCGTCGACCAGGGCAGCCAGCAGGTCGACCTGCGGCTGGCCGCCGCGATGCGCGACCCGGCCCGTATCCTGCCATTGTTCGAACGCGGGATCGGCACGATCGACGCGGGGTTCGGCATCGACCAGGTCCGGCTGGAGGCGACATTGGTCGAACCCCTGCCCATCCAGCAGATCAACGCCACCACCGCCCGCACCGGCCCCGACCGGCTGAACGACCTGATCACCCGGATCGGCACCCGCATCGGGCTGGAGAACGTGCAGCGCCTGCTGCCCGCCGACAGCCATGTCCCCGAGCGCAGCTTCATCGTCGCGCCCGCCGCCTATACCCGGCCGCAGGACGGCTGGTCCTGTCCGCGCCCGCGTCCGCTGTGCCTGTTCCCGCCCGAGGCGATCGCCGGCAGCGGCCCCCGCCCGCCCGACAGGTTCCGCTGGCGCAACATGTCGCTGGCCACCGGGCGCGCCACCGGGCCGGAACGGATCGTCCCCGAATGGTGGCTGGAGGACGAAAACTGGCGTCGGGGCCTGCGCGATTACTGGAAGGTCGAGACCCGGCAGGGCCGCCGCCTGTGGCTGTTTCACACCCCGCAGGATCCCGGCTGGTTCGTCCAGGGAGAATTCGCATGAGCTACGCCGAATTGTGCATCACCTCGAACTTCACCTTTCTCACCGGCGCCTCCCACCCGGAAGAACTGGTGTTGCGCGCCGCCGAACTGGGGCTGCCCGCCCTGGCCATCACCGATCGCAATTCGCTGGCCGGGGTGGTGCGCGCCTATTCCGCGCTCAAGTCCCTGCGCGCGGAACGCGAGATCGCGACCGGGGCGGCGCTGCGCATCCGCTCCAGCGTGCAGGCGGATGCCTCCTCGCGCCAGCCCGTGGGCACGCCCCGGGATCTGGCCCGCGACCTGCCGCGCGATCCGGCCCGGCCCGAGGCGCCCGCCCTGCCCCGGCTGATCACCGGCGCCCGGCTGGTGCTGCGCGATTGCCCGGTCCACTGGATCGCCCTGCCCACCGACCGCGCCGCCTACCAGCGATTGTCCCGGCTGCTGACCCTGGGCAAGCGGCGGGCGGAGAAAGGCGCCTGTCACCTGGACCTGCGTGACCTTGCCGAGGGCGGCCAGGGCATGATCCTGATCGCCCTGCCGCCCCCCGGCCTGACCGACCTGGCGCCCGCGCGCGCCCCGATCCAGCGACTGGTGCGGCGCTTTCCCGGCCATGTCTTCCTGGGGGCGCCGCCGCGCTACGACGGGTCGGACCAGGCCTGGTTCGACGCCTGCGCCGAGATGGCGCGGCGCAGTTCGGCCCCGATGGTGGCGGTGGGCGACGTGCTGATGCACCGCGCCGCGCGCAAGCAGCTGGCCGATGTGCTGACCTGCCTGCGCCACGGGCTGACCATCGACCGCATCGGCACCCGCGCCCTGCCCAATGCGGAGCGGCGGCTGAAAGGCTTTGCCGACATGGCCCGATTGTTCCGCAACCACCCGGCCGCGCTGCGCCGCAGCACGGAGATCGCCAGCCGGTGCAGCTTTGACCTGTCGGAGCTCAGCTACGAATACCCCGACGAGGCCTCCGGCATCGAGGCGCCGCAGCAACGGCTGGAACGGCTGGCGCGGGAGGGGCTGGCCCGGCGCTACCCGCAGGGCGCGGATCGGCGCGTCCACGACCTGCTGGCCAAGGAACTCTCCCTCGTGGGAGAGCTGGGCTATGCCGCCTATTTCCTGACCGTGCACGACATCGTGGCAGAAGCCCGGTCGCGCGGCATCCTGTGCCAGGGGCGCGGCTCCGCCGCCAATTCGGTCATCTGCTACCTGCTGGGTGTCACCGACGTGTCCCCCGACATCATCGGCATGGTCTTCGAACGCTTCATCTCCCGCCACCGGGGGGAACCGCCGGATATCGACGTGGATTTCGAACACGAATCCCGCGAGGAGATCATCCAGTGGATCTACGAAAGATACGGCCGCCACCGCGCCGGGCTTTGCGCCACGGTGATCCATTTCCGCACCCGCGCCGCGATCCGGGAGGTCGGCAAGGTGATGGGCCTCAGCCAGGACATGACCGCCAGCCTGTCCGGCCAGATCTGGGGCATGTCCAACGGCGGCGCCGATCCGGTGCGGATCCGCGAGCTGGGCCTGGACCCGGAGGACCGCCGCCTGGCCCAGACCATCCACCTGATCGGCGAGGTCATCGGCTTTCCCCGCCATCTCAGCCAGCATGTCGGCGGCTTCGTGATCACCCGTGGCCGCCTGGACGAGCTGTGTCCGATCGAAAATGCCGCCATGGAAGGCCGTACGGTGATCGAATGGGACAAGGACGATATCGACGCGCTCGGCATCCTCAAGGTCGACATCCTGAGCCTGGGCATGCTGACCTGCCTGCGCAAAAGCTTTGCCCTGCTGGCACAATTCGAGAACACGCCCCTGACCCTCGACACCGTGCCGCAGCACGACGCCGCCACTTATGACATGCTGTGCCGAGCCGATGCGGTGGGCGTGTTCCAGGTCGAAAGCCGCGCGCAGATGAATTTCCTGCCCCGGATGAAACCGCGCGAATTCTATGACCTGGTGATCGAGGTTGCCATCGTCCGCCCCGGGCCCATCCAGGGCGGCATGGTGCAACCCTATATCCGGCGCCGTCAGGG
This genomic window from Pseudooceanicola aestuarii contains:
- a CDS encoding glycosyltransferase, with amino-acid sequence MLQTPISQPRVAIIHYWLVGMRGGEKVLESLVRLFPQADIFTHVHDPERVSDQINAQRITTTGVARLPFATRMYQSYLPFMPRALEELDLTGYDLVLSSEAGPAKGVIAPPDAYHLCYCHSPMRYVWDQYHTYRDTAGPLARRVMPHVAHRLRSWDVTSAARVDGFAANSNHVAARIHKYWRRDAAVVHPPVATQDFAPAPRNEIGDYYLWAGELAPYKRPDLAIEAFSRLGLPLLVIGGPEKARARLARSARENIAFAGRVSPEMFRHHLARCRALIFPGEEDFGIVPVEAMAAGRPVIAYGRGGALDSVADGRTGLLFHQQSAEGLIAAIERFETERLHDLDPAHLVNHARRFSEPAFRQGLAALLPTRMQPADMLPLSRPAE
- a CDS encoding Y-family DNA polymerase gives rise to the protein MSDRTRKRILSMWFPRLPSERVLRRRPVDAPFALTLTRKNTDRIHCLNPQAERRGLHRGMSLADARAFCPALVSQPARPDLDATFLASLRRWATRYCPWVGFEGEDGLVLDITGSAHLFGGEDAMMQDMRARADRAGLTLRLGCAATRGAAWAFARHGEGQRPLDALPVAALRLEDKTVTGLERLGLRTIGDLAATARAPLARRFGPEVLLRLDQARGDQAEAITPRTEPPRYAARLSLPEPIGLFDDVIAATARLLTPLCEKLKTHESGARRLRLTLRRVDQGSQQVDLRLAAAMRDPARILPLFERGIGTIDAGFGIDQVRLEATLVEPLPIQQINATTARTGPDRLNDLITRIGTRIGLENVQRLLPADSHVPERSFIVAPAAYTRPQDGWSCPRPRPLCLFPPEAIAGSGPRPPDRFRWRNMSLATGRATGPERIVPEWWLEDENWRRGLRDYWKVETRQGRRLWLFHTPQDPGWFVQGEFA
- a CDS encoding error-prone DNA polymerase, coding for MSYAELCITSNFTFLTGASHPEELVLRAAELGLPALAITDRNSLAGVVRAYSALKSLRAEREIATGAALRIRSSVQADASSRQPVGTPRDLARDLPRDPARPEAPALPRLITGARLVLRDCPVHWIALPTDRAAYQRLSRLLTLGKRRAEKGACHLDLRDLAEGGQGMILIALPPPGLTDLAPARAPIQRLVRRFPGHVFLGAPPRYDGSDQAWFDACAEMARRSSAPMVAVGDVLMHRAARKQLADVLTCLRHGLTIDRIGTRALPNAERRLKGFADMARLFRNHPAALRRSTEIASRCSFDLSELSYEYPDEASGIEAPQQRLERLAREGLARRYPQGADRRVHDLLAKELSLVGELGYAAYFLTVHDIVAEARSRGILCQGRGSAANSVICYLLGVTDVSPDIIGMVFERFISRHRGEPPDIDVDFEHESREEIIQWIYERYGRHRAGLCATVIHFRTRAAIREVGKVMGLSQDMTASLSGQIWGMSNGGADPVRIRELGLDPEDRRLAQTIHLIGEVIGFPRHLSQHVGGFVITRGRLDELCPIENAAMEGRTVIEWDKDDIDALGILKVDILSLGMLTCLRKSFALLAQFENTPLTLDTVPQHDAATYDMLCRADAVGVFQVESRAQMNFLPRMKPREFYDLVIEVAIVRPGPIQGGMVQPYIRRRQGLERPEPFGPALAEVTRKTLGVPLFQEQAMQIAVVGAGYSAEEADHLRRSLASFRRMGTIGAHRDRFISGMRANGYGLDIAEACFAQIEGFADYGFPESHAAAFAMLTYVSSWLKCHHPAIFTCALLNSQPMGFYAPAQLVRDAREHGVEVRPICVNSSTWDNLLERRADGALALRLGFRQIKGFREEDAGWIVAARGNGYPDPESLWLRAGIAPAVLERLAEADAFGGMGLGRRDALWAVRAISAPRPMPLFSDTVDGEGMREPAVTLPAMHLGEEVVEDYVAMRLSLRAHPMELLRPMIPGLTAHDQLPTTPLRRTSVCGLVITRQRPGTASGVIFLTLEDETGVANIVVWKQVYERFRRSVMGGRLLRVTGQLQREGIVVHLIAEQIEDLSGHIRRLGHPMDDAVGITHPQADDAPRPRPATRAMHPRDQARQLFPSRDFH